In Planctomycetota bacterium, a single genomic region encodes these proteins:
- a CDS encoding methyltransferase: MADLPDVARLREDLHFDADLLGRRLSFRSTFGLFSPKGIDDGTKLLLDHFEPTTPADTTFDLGCGYGPLGLAFAAACPDGRVTMVDRDFLAVDYANANAKLNGLTNATARLGHGFVGTDPSERFDNVVSNLPAKTGGELLSVLLHDAHAHLKPGGRLCVVTVTGLRRFIERHMKARFGNYKKLKQSPGYTVAMATRDD; the protein is encoded by the coding sequence ATGGCTGATCTGCCGGACGTCGCCCGGCTTCGCGAAGATCTGCACTTCGACGCCGATCTGCTCGGCAGGCGACTCAGCTTCCGCTCGACCTTCGGCCTGTTCAGCCCGAAGGGCATCGACGACGGCACGAAGCTCCTGCTCGATCACTTCGAGCCGACGACGCCCGCCGACACGACGTTCGACCTCGGCTGCGGCTACGGCCCGCTCGGCCTCGCCTTCGCGGCGGCGTGTCCCGACGGCCGGGTGACGATGGTCGACCGCGACTTCCTCGCCGTCGACTACGCAAACGCCAACGCAAAGCTGAACGGCCTGACGAACGCGACCGCCCGGCTCGGCCACGGCTTCGTCGGCACCGACCCGAGCGAGCGGTTCGACAACGTCGTCAGCAACCTTCCCGCCAAGACCGGGGGCGAGTTGCTCAGCGTCCTGCTCCACGACGCGCACGCTCACCTGAAGCCCGGCGGACGGCTCTGCGTCGTCACCGTCACCGGCCTGCGCCGGTTCATCGAGCGGCACATGAAGGCCCGCTTCGGCAACTACAAGAAGCTCAAGCAATCCCCCGGCTACACCGTCGCGATGGCGACCCGCGACGACTGA